ATCAATGGAAAATTAAATCGGGAGGACCCAAAACAAGGTTATATGCTTCGTTCAATCCACCAATGGAAACTGTATGAATTAGTTGATAAAGTGGATTCAATGCATATTTTTAGTACACTTTAGCATTTCTATAGCCTCAATAACTATGCACCACAATTTCAATTACCGACTAGTGCTTTGTCAAATCATATAATATCTTCGGGAGTTAtcaaaatttctaatgataACCCAAAATATTCATCACCCTCacatattcaatattttccaaacTCGCTCACATGCAAACATGAGTTGGAAAAGTCAAGAATGCATCAGCTTGACTAGTTGAGCTGAATGTTTCGGCTTTTATTGCGTGACTCATGATAGACTTGGACTTGAAACCAATTTCGTggaaaaggccaaaagaaaacaatcaagaGTAGAGATTTACCCAAGAGATGacatatgtaaaaaaaaaattgtggaaagagagaaaatgatcACATGAAGGCAACACTCCTTCTTCAATCAATTTGACCGGCAACTCTAGGCATGGCGGCCTAGTTTGAACATTCGACTTTTCCATGCACAGATTTTTCCACATAATCACCCTATAAATACTCTTTTAGCTTTTGCTTTTATCTTCATCAATCAACAGAGATCCTTCCTTcgccaattttcttttggtttctcACAATATGAGTTCCCGTATGACAATCCCTCTGCATCTTATTTTTATCGTCGCGTTAACCCTAGCATTGATCCCTCTGTCGATCGCCCAAGACTCGCCCCAAGACTATGTCGCCGCCCACAATGCGGCTCGCTCTCAGGTTGGTGTGGGCCCGATGGCGTGGGACGAAACCGTCGCTGGCTATGCCAGGGATTACGCCAACAAGCATGCCAGCGACTGCACGCAACTCGTTCATTCAGGCGGACCCTATGGGGAGAACCTTGCGTGGGCTTCCCCGATCTTACTGGCACCGGAGCGGTGAACATGTGGGTCGGAGAAAAGCCTGACTACGACTACAATTCCAATTCATGTGCACCGGGAAAGGTCTGTGGGCATTACACTCAGGTGGTGTGGCGCAACTCTGTTCGGCTTGGATGCGCAAAGGCCCAATGCGCGACGGGCGGTACTTTGGTCACGTGTAACTATGATCCTCCTGGGAATTTTGTTGGCCAGAAGCCTTATTGAATTACAAAAAGTTGTACGTTAGATGATGAACTATTATGTCAAAATAATGCCTCATTATGATGAGGCTAGTGCTTTTGATGCACCAAAATTAAATAACATCATATGAATGATGCATGTAATCTCTTTACTGAAGAAAAAGTTAACCTCTTTcagtatttatttttttatttttttttattttgcaatttctttttttcaagtgaGAGAAATTTCGATCATTTGTCTAACCTCCTCAGCTCCATGCTCTCAAGAACATCACTATCCCTTGGAAGCCTCATCACACTGTGAAAGAGAAGCTAAGCATGATCTTTATTACGCATTTTACTCTTgagttaattatttttggtgttTCTATTGATTGTATGTAGTACATAGCAATGGCCGTCTTGGCCACATAACGATACGTGCCCGTCATTCATGGCAAAAAACATTAAGAAATGGAccaatattatttaataatatggacTTGGTGGTATATTCGTCGATAAATTTTATGTATTGATGAATTGAACTCCTTCAGTTGACCAAGTAAGTAAATGATCTCTAATTAATCAACTTGGTGTCGATAAGTACCAGTCAAAATTGCCTAACTTTGTATTCTATTTCAATCCATATAGCAGCCTAGTACTCTAGAAAGGTCGTTGACTCGTCACAGTTGGAAAATTCTTCCCTGAGGGTTCCGTGTGCTTGGATATAACCACCTAAATGAATTTTCATGTCATCTCAAATTACgatgttttaaaaattaagacgGAAGAACACGCCAGAATTTGCGGTCAATGAAATCTGATTTACAAGTTTTACGTCTGTGGAGTCAATCATCGGAATCGATACGAAGTTGTTGTATATGACTAAGTGGATGAAATGATTAACCTATAATTTGGGAAAGTATTGCGAAAGCTCTAGAAAACTTGCTTGTTGGGACAGTGCAATACAAGCCCGATACTTTCATatggagaatagaaaaaaaaaaaaaaagagttcaagtCCAAGCCTGTTAATAATTCCCGATGGATGATgacaaattttattcatttcattGGCAAATATTGGTTCTAACATTCATCAGTAGAACTGCGCATGTTAAAAAAGCAATAATCACTCACTTCGTCCTGCCTATATTAACATTATATTCAATCTGTTTTAATGTTATTGCTTAACGGAAAATAATTGACAACATTGTATTTTTTTGTCTAGTATACGTAGATAAGAAAATCTcgatcaatttcttttcttattttcttatttatttaggGTCAAAGTTGGGACGGCACGACCTAACATTAGTCACCAGCGAGCCACTTTATCCGCATACCGGCCAATTGTGATTATTTGACCGACGAAGCTcgtcaagaaggaaaaaaattttacTTCCAATTTCGAAGAGAAAATTATTCTCTCTGCACTAGAagttttgattaattttctCTTTACACTGGAAGTTTGATTTCTTCTGTAACAAGTTACAAAGTCCTAGATTTGCATAGGCATACCtatatgtaaatattttatCCGAATTTATATTGGTATTTTCACATgttatttttatccattttaaatatataaattttgtcGCTTAAGATTTTGAAAATTCTGGCACTCATGTTGTGATATCCCTAAATTtggtcatatttcaaaatatatgaaattgttattttatCGACACacttatggttattttactcaaaattgatcactcacgaattaactaatttattaggtGAGGCTGTAAAGGGTTAAAATGCGAAAGACCAGAGAATTCGATCGGCaatcaactgctcgaccataataaatggcaatggtcaatacggcattgttataaatcaattagcgaATAGATATAAGTTGATTCGATGGGAGTACGTAGTCGAATTGCAAGTGGTTCCGCATGATTATGATATTCGTGTCGAACGGCAATAAActgatttttattgatattatattcAGGGTACATGATTAAACCCTCGCGACTACATGACAACATAGGGTCTTCTATAATTTGGAGATGTACAAATGTGtattgaaaattatcgaccatgggTGAAATGCGCGAAACCCCTAAAGGCTACCTGATAAATTAGGTCGTACTAAAGTCGCGTTCAATTGATTTTAATCacgaaatttaattcaatttcaagattcaaactttcgagcgtgtcacaatttaattattggatgtcgtctcatcttttGTCGAATTTTCGACCAATCCGAAATTTTTCATAAGaatgatttttggacaaaaagaaaaaggaagtgaaATTCGGATGTggaagaaaattggaaaattgctACCCAAAAAgctttaattttgggaaattaaagttaagaaagtaTTTGGGAGACTGTTTTCCTTCAGACGAGCACCATCATTTTCCTGTACCACGCCCCTGTGTTTCAAGAGGGAAGGCGTCGCGAGAATCAGGCGTGCTGGCTGTTCCTCGTAAATGGGATTGTGGCCGGTCCAGCAGTGGGGATTGCATCTTTATCGAGCCCTCTCCTAAACTCTAGCCAGGGGCCAAAGGGACTCCCACCCTAGGGAGGTTATTCTTCCGTTAGCCTGGCCCGTCTTTCCGGGCTGTCACGGCCTTTTAAGGTCCTGCCCAGGACCAAAGGACCAAAGGGAGACTATAGATAAGAGTAGAAGACTTTTGAGGCATTGATGAATTGAGATATTTCTCAAGAGTTTTGATTGGTGGGCtcttgttcctctctctctctctcacgcaagTTCATCCCCTCCCCCCTGCTGCAACCGACTCTCCGCTTCTGCTCCCTTCTTCCCATCTTCTTCCCTCACGTATTGCCCATTTTCCCCACCAGCAGAACAGCCCCCTTCCTTCCCCCTCTCATTCTGCCAGCGTCCATCTCGCACCAGCCCCCCCATCCATCATCACACCCGCAACTCCCCAATCACCCGCCATCTCCACCGCTAACACCACTCCACCCCAACATCTTCATCAACCGCCAGCATCCCCTCAGCTTCACCTCACGCCCTCACCACCAGCAACTTCACCTCACGTCCAACACTTCAGCACCGCAACTCCATCCACCCGCCAGCTCCACAGTAGGTTCATCTCCACGTCCAGCTGTCCACCGCCGCTACCAACCACCAGCAGCCAAGCCTTTCCCCCTTGGCCGAGGGCTTGAAGGGCTGCCACCGCTGCCGTTGAGCCCTGTTCGAGCCGCTTGTGCCTTGCCCTCGATGCCGTTGCCACGAGCCTGCTGCCCTCAAAAACCCgtgagttaacttcctaatATTTGATTATGCCGTTAATTGCGTTTAAGGGGTGATTAGATTAGTGCTAACAAGGATTAGAGTAGTGTTAATGATAATTAGTCTTAGTTAAGcttagtttagttttaattgCAATTAAGGATGGTTTAGGTTATATTTAATTACGATTAGTGTAAATGATTTTGATTAGTCTAATTAAGTATGGTTAGCTTAGTTAATTAAGTTTAGCATTATTAATTGTGCATTAGTCGTATTTGCGTAATTAGCTATGGATTCGTAGTTAGGTATAATTTTACACTCGTTTTCTCAGATGAAATTATGCATGATTTGGATTGTTTACTCGTATGATATTATGTGATTGATTGTTCTATGATAACTATCTATGGTTATTACAAAAGATGGTTTCATGAgctattaaattaaaaaaaaaaaatgaggtgttGGGTTTGGATGCTAAtttttatgtgctcaataaaacaatgggggTTTCAAAATagaagtgtgcaaagtttgacaggttgatttcaaatatgtgACCTTGTACAAATTTTTTTCAGAGAgtttagaagaaagaaaaaggtttGCCAAGTTTATTATTTGAAGGTGAAATATGGTGTTCTTGACTAATAACGGCAATGGTTTGATTGATGACGTGCTAGTGTGGTCACGTAATTGAACCCGCCACCCAATGGGAGTTTGGGGGCGATACCCAATTTTATCGGATGCCCGGAGAGGGTCGGATGCCGAGTCATGGTTGAGGCCGGACCAaagctcctttatggaatgccattTAGGCGAGAGTCCTAGATGATGCCATGCCtgatggggtgagacgatgcttGGTTATGCTGGAAGACCGCCGACACTTGTGTCGGTTAAGGCCCGATgggtcgtaataattggaaAATGTGTGAATGATTGTGATGCATTGCACTTGATTATAGGGTAAAACTGTTAGGCATGGTATGAGACATGCCAAAATGGGTTTTgtcttataatcgagacccatgTGAATGCTTGAAGAATGAGAATTATGTATTCTAATTGTTATTTATGCACGTTGTACTATTGTACGAGATGTACTAATATGTAGGGACATGCTGAGGCAATGTGAGTTTATGTGTGGTGCGTGCTTAAGCTGCCTTCGAGGCGAATTCATGCCCTAATTGAGGCTTAGGGATTTTAacttgctgagattttatctcactcCGTTGTTGTCAAACATTTTTCAAGGTTGTAGCATGGAGATCTGCTGAGTGTGGATGTAGTGGGCGCGAGTGCAACACTTTTTGGTTGGCCCTGCCGTTAGTTAAGTTTAGATTAACCCTAATCCTTGAAGGTTTTTGTGAGGGTCAATAGAAAGTAGCCGTAGAAaggcttgtaattattaaactcCTTAGGTTAACTAGTTGATAAATAAATcgtgatttttggaaaatcaccgttgtgttttactatccctattgtttatttattgaccgggggtttatttaattcacttccatatgtgtttaattgaaagataaaaagaatgggtcagtGACGTGTCCTGGGATGttgcatttttaatcgaccaccaagggatgttCGTGCACTCAGGGTTCAGGGCATGACTTATGTTATTTCTATGAATGTTCTGGACATATATCAATGCATAAATACTTAAAACACACTTACCATTGTTTTAACTTAGCTTTTGAAGGAGGAATTTGAGTTTAGTTCTTCACGATACAACTCAGCAACCCACGCCCATATCAAGCGATTTTGACAAGCAATTCACCAAGAAAACCGAGCTTGAGTCAAGCTTGATTTGCCGTTCTTCCCTCAATTGATGTAAAAACTCTACATACTCCtttattcttcaatttcttcataccAGAAGCATTAACTTGTTGCATAGACATGTCAAAATTTAGCTTCATAACCATGGAGACCCCAAAATCTTCTTCTCCGTTGGTCCCTCTTTCGTCTGTCCCCTTATTAGGTCCAAGCCGAGATTTCGGGctcctccctttttttccaaGGGCGATTTACACCTTAGGGCTTGAGAGAGGCCCCAAATGGTCCAAATCGGGtgaactatatatatatatatatatatatatatatatatatttcaatattaaatataaaGCATACATATAGAAAAtacattaataataataaatctttAATTAATTCGTAAATAAGTTGAAGTTAACATGTAAAAAAGAGTATTTTTGAGGCCCAAAATATAATAACGGatctttttttactttaaaaagaaacaagagaaatTCGGGTGAGTTTcgaattagtttggagtaaagcACCTTTGGAAGTTCTATGGACTGGTCAATCATTAGGTAATGGTTGTTAGCTTACATACCACATTTGATGGAATGAATGTTAGTCTTTGTCTCCATGGGCTGCTCGATCCTCTCATGATTGATAGTGAATGGAAGACACCAATTTGTTTAGTATCTAGTCTTTGGTTTTCACGTTCAAGGACTTTGTAGAATACGAGGCACCAATATTAATATTGCTTTTCTCCCCTCAAATTTTTAAAGGAGCATCCTCTTGGACAATGCTATCTTATAGATTAATATTAATATACCAAACCACGTGGTAGACCATAAGTGAATAATAAGGCACCAATTTTGCATTCATCGATAGGCTCGAACAATATGTTCTAGGGCCCGTCACTAAGTGGGCTAGGCCAACAGCTTTGAGGCTCATTCTAGTCTGCCCATTCATTTATGAAAGTTTCCTTGATAAATATTAGTTTTAGATTATCTACCTTGAAATACAAACTTTGTTAATATTGGAAGATAAATTAAGGcttaaaacagaaaaagaaaagtattttatgaaaaatttaaactaaaatacagcaaaagtataaaattattttctattatgtTTTCCATTTTATCTAACATTAAGCTCagcctttttttcccttaaaaaagaAGACATCGTCCCTGTTATTGGGCCAATAAAT
This Eucalyptus grandis isolate ANBG69807.140 chromosome 7, ASM1654582v1, whole genome shotgun sequence DNA region includes the following protein-coding sequences:
- the LOC104453033 gene encoding LOW QUALITY PROTEIN: pathogenesis-related protein 1 (The sequence of the model RefSeq protein was modified relative to this genomic sequence to represent the inferred CDS: inserted 1 base in 1 codon), whose product is MSSRMTIPLHLIFIVALTLALIPLSIAQDSPQDYVAAHNAARSQVGVGPMAWDETVAGYARDYANKHASDCTQLVHSGGPYGENLAWASXDLTGTGAVNMWVGEKPDYDYNSNSCAPGKVCGHYTQVVWRNSVRLGCAKAQCATGGTLVTCNYDPPGNFVGQKPY